Proteins from a single region of Megachile rotundata isolate GNS110a chromosome 7, iyMegRotu1, whole genome shotgun sequence:
- the nompC gene encoding no mechanoreceptor potential C isoform X3, translating into MSSNSKKTPSGKDDKKNPSSKEDSPVAGKDEAGGSASTGSTGGAGSTDGAQPGSKPGSAGATTREAAQKLLGLAARGEWAPVDQLLKSLEKAVQNVGEDGALAPLASVMDPATGMTPLMYAVKDNRTGLLDRMIELGADVSARNNDNYNALHIAAMYSREDVVKLLLSKRGVDPYATGGSRQQTAVHLVASRQTGTATSILRALLAAAGRDIRLKVDGKGKIPLLLAVEAGNQSMCRELLAQQAPDQLRATTPTGDSALHLAARRRDIDMVRILVDYGATVDMQNGDGQTALHIASAEGDETLVKYFYGVRASASITDHQDRTPMHLAAENGHASIIELLADKFKASIFERTKDGSTLMHIASLNGHSECATMLFKKGVYLHMPNKRGARSIHTAAKYGHVGIISTLLQRGEKVDATTNDNYTALHIAVENAKPAVVETLLGYGAEVHVRGGKLRETPLHIAARVPDGDRCALMLLKSGAGPNLTTDDGQTPVHVAASHGNLATLKLLLEDGGDPMYKSKNGETPLHLACRGCKADVVRHLIEFVKEKKGPETATSYVNSLTNEGASALHYAAQIEPSEVATPGDDRAVIRALLEGGADVSLQTKQAQESAFHHCALAGNNEVLSEMISRMSATEVQKALNRQSAVGWTPLLIAAHRGHMELVTTLLANHARVDVFDLEGRSALHLAAEHGYLQVCDALLANKAFINSKSRVGRTALHLAAMNGYSHLVKFLVQDHGAAIDVLTLRKQTPLHLAAGAGQLEVCKLLLELGASIDATDDQGQKPIHAAAMNNYAEVAQLFLQRHPSLVMACTKDGNTCAHIAAMQGSVRVIEELMKFDRQGVISARNKLTEATPLQLAAEGGHAEVVKALVRAGASCADENRAGFTAVHLAAQHGHGQVLEVMRSSQSLRISSKKLGVTALHVAAYFGQADTVRELLTHVPGTVKSDPPTGGSLVGELGSESGMTPLHLAAYSGNENVVRLLLNSAGVQVEAATTENGFNPLHLACFGGHITVVGLLLSRSAELLHSSDRYGKTGLHIAATHGHYQMVEVLLGQGAEINATDKNGWTPLHCAARAGYLDVVKLLVESGASPKSETNLGSAPIWFAASEGHNDVLKYLMEKEHDTYALMEDKRFVYNMMVCSKSNNNKPIEEFVLVSPAPVDTAAKLSNIYMKLSEKEKERAKDLIAAGKQCEAMATELLALAAGADSAGRILTSMDRRNVEFLDVLIENEQKEVIAHTVVQRYLQELWQGSLNWNAFRTILLFIAFLICPPVWVVFALPLGHKYNNVPIIKFMSYLTSHIYLMVFLLLVGIIPIYPVVRASLLPYWYEWCLLVMLSGLLLFELTNPSDKSGLGWIKLAVLLFGVCGVAFHLMGFVVVDRPYWPTLLYLRNQLFALSFLLACVQILDFLSFHHLFGPWAIIIGNLMKDLARFLAVLAIFVFGFSMHFVALNQAFKNQSIQDARIEDRKKKSAFQDVKMNPVLAFEYLFFAVFGQTTHGELKVETNQPQWTSVLFKLAFGVYMLVSVVVLINLLIAMMSDTYQRIQAQSDIEWKYGLSKLIRNMHRTTTAPSPLNLLTTWIVYFIKVCKQHSAKRKRPSLIHMMGLQRAGRLSPRSKMGAKWLAKVKKGQVRPKDSVTLSVVHLSPLGSQLSFNSATRIESVVDWDSIRKKYLALAGNEPEKEADKDDKNEDNEKEEDNGPTASSTAPTSTPLT; encoded by the exons ATGAGCAGCAACAGCAAGAAGACGCCCAGCGGGAAGGATGACAAGAAGAATCCTTCGAGCAAAGAGGACAGTCCCGTAGCTGGCAAGGATGAGGCAGGTGGCTCAGCCTCGACGGGGAGCACCGGGGGTGCTGGCAGCACGGATGGAGCGCAACCTGGAAGCAAGCCTGGATCCGCTGGTGCCACCACCAGGGAGGCCGCACAAAAACTACTTGGCCTCGCCGCGCGCGGAGAATGGGCACCGGTGGACCAGCTGCTCAAATCTCTGGAGAAGGCGGTGCAGAACGTCGGAGAGGATGGCGCGCTGGCTCCTCTCGCCAGCGTTATGGATCCG GCGACGGGCATGACGCCGTTGATGTACGCGGTGAAAGACAACCGGACCGGACTACTGGACCGTATGATTGAACTAGGAGCGGACGTCAGCGCCCGTAACAAC GATAATTACAATGCTCTCCACATCGCGGCCATGTATTCCAGGGAGGACGTCGTCAAGTTACTTTTGTCGAAACGTGGCGTCGATCCATACGCGACCGGAGGG TCCAGACAACAAACTGCCGTTCATTTGGTCGCGTCCAGGCAGACGGGTACCGCTACTTCCATTCTGCGAGCGCTTTTGGCGGCCGCCGGACGGGATATACGACTGAAAGTTGATGGA AAAGGAAAAATCCCTCTGCTGTTGGCTGTGGAAGCTGGGAACCAGTCTATGTGTCGGGAATTATTGGCTCAACAAGCACCAGATCAACTTCGTGCCACCACTCCTACGGGAGACTCGGCTCTTCACCTCGCTGCTAGACGCAGGGACATTGACATGGTGCGGATACTCGTGGATTATGGGGCCACTGTGGATATGCAAAAC GGCGACGGCCAAACAGCGTTACACATAGCGAGCGCAGAGGGCGACGAGACGCTGGTGAAATATTTTTACGGAGTGAGAGCATCTGCGTCCATTACCGATCACCAGGATCGGACGCCCATGCATTTGGCGGCGGAGAACGGACACGCTTCCATAATCGAGTTGTTAGCCGACAAATTCAAGGCGAGCATATTCGAGAGGACGAAGGATGGGTCCACGTTGATGCACATAGCCTCGTTAAACGGCCACTCGGAATGCGCGACCATGCTGTTCAAGAAGGGTGTCTATTTGCATATGCCAAATAAACGAGGCGCTAGGTCGATCCACACGGCAGCCAAGTACGGCCACGTTGGCATCATAAGCACCCTGTTGCAGCGGGGAGAGAAG GTGGATGCGACCACGAACGACAACTATACCGCATTGCATATCGCGGTGGAGAACGCGAAGCCTGCCGTGGTGGAGACTCTGTTGGGATACGGGGCGGAAGTGCACGTACGGGGTGGGAAGCTTCGAGAGACACCTCTTCACATAGCCGCCAGAGTGCCCGACGGCGATAGATGCGCGTTGATGTTGCTTAAGTCTGGTGCGGGTCCGAATTTGACCACCGACGATGGACAGACGCCTGTGCATGTGGCAGCGAGTCATGGTAACCTGGCCACGTTGAAGTTATTGCTCGAGGATGGAGGAGATCCCATGTACAAATCTAAG AACGGAGAGACGCCGCTGCACTTGGCCTGCAGAGGATGCAAGGCGGACGTGGTGCGGCATCTGATTGAATTCGTGAAGGAGAAGAAGGGCCCGGAAACGGCGACATCCTACGTCAACAGCTTGACAAACGAGGGAGCCAGCGCTCTGCATTACGCGGCCCAGATCGAACCGTCGGAAGTTGCGACACCCGGGGATGATCGAGCGGTTATTCGAGCTCTCCTGGAAGGTGGGGCCGACGTGTCGCTGCAGACGAAGCAGGCTCAGGAATCGGCGTTCCATCATTGCGCGCTGGCAGGAAACAACGAGGTGTTGTCGGAAATGATCAGCCGTATGTCCGCGACGGAAGTGCAAAAGGCGTTAAATCGTCAGAGCGCGGTTGGGTGGACACCGTTGTTGATCGCCGCGCATCGTGGTCACATGGAGCTGGTGACCACGCTGCTGGCGAACCACGCGAGAGTGGACGTGTTCGATCTGGAAGGGAGATCCGCCCTGCATTTGGCCGCTGAGCACGGTTATCTTCAAGTGTGCGACGCACTGCTGGCCAACAAAGCGTTTATCAATTCGAAGTCCAGAGTCGGTAGAACGGCATTGCACCTGGCAGCGATGAACGGCTACTCGCATCTCGTCAAGTTTCTCGTGCAGGATCATGGCGCTGCGATAGACGTTCTTACGCTGAGAAAACAGACCCCCCTTCATTTGGCAGCCGGTGCTGGCCAACTGGAAGTGTGCAAGCTTCTACTCGAACTCGGGGCGAGCATAGACGCGACCGACGATCAAGGCCAGAAGCCGATACACGCGGCGGCGATGAACAATTACGCGGAGGTGGCTCAGTTGTTTCTGCAGAGGCATCCCAGTCTGGTGATGGCCTGCACCAAAGACGGCAACACGTGCGCTCACATAGCGGCCATGCAGGGCAGCGTTCGCGTGATCGAAGAGCTCATGAAATTCGACCGGCAAGGCGTCATCTCGGCGAGGAACAAGCTAACCGAGGCGACGCCTCTTCAGCTGGCAGCCGAAGGAGGACACGCGGAGGTGGTCAAAGCGTTGGTCAGGGCAGGTGCATCCTGCGCCGATGAGAATCGGGCAGGATTCACTGCGGTGCATTTGGCCGCGCAACATGGCCACGGTCAGGTACTCGAAGTCATGAGATCGTCTCAATCCCTTCGTATATCCAGCAAGAAGCTCGGAGTCACGGCTCTGCACGTTGCGGCGTACTTCGGCCAAGCTG ATACGGTTCGTGAATTACTGACCCACGTGCCTGGCACGGTAAAGTCCGATCCACCGACCGGTGGCTCGCTGGTGGGAGAACTGGGCAGCGAGTCTGGAATGACTCCTTTGCATCTGGCCGCTTATTCCGGAAACGAGAACGTCGTGCGACTGCTGCTGAACTCGGCCGGTGTACAG GTGGAGGCGGCGACCACGGAAAACGGTTTCAATCCTCTTCACTTGGCCTGCTTCGGAGGTCACATCACGGTAGTGGGTCTCCTGTTGAGCAGATCGGCAGAACTGCTACACAGTTCGGATCGGTACGGTAAAACCGGTCTGCACATCGCCGCGACGCACGGCCATTACCAGATGGTCGAGGTTTTGCTCGGTCAAGGGGCAGAAATAAACGCGACGGATAAAAATGGTTGGACGCCGCTGCATTGCGCCGCTCGCGCCGGTTATCTCGATGTCGTTAAACTGCTCGTGGAGAGCGGGGCTTCGCCAAAGAGCGAGACCAATCTAGGCAGCGCTCCGATTTGGTTCGCCGCCTCGGAGGGTCATAACGACGTGCTTAAGTATCTCATGGAGAAAGAGCACGATACCTATGCGCTGATGGAGGATAAGAGG TTCGTCTATAACATGATGGTCTGCAGCAAGAGCAACAACAACAAACCGATCGAGGAGTTCGTGCTGGTGTCGCCAGCCCCGGTAGACACTGCCGCGAAGCTGTCCAACATCTACATGAAGCTCTCGGAGAAGGAGAAAGAGAGGGCGAAGGATTTGATAGCTGCTGGCAAGCAGTGCGAAGCGATGGCCACCGAATTATTGGCTCTGGCTGCGGGAGCCGACTCGGCTGGGAGAATCCTCACATCCATGGATCGCAGGAACGTGGAGTTTCTAGACGTCCTGATCGAGAACGAGCAGAAGGAGGTGATCGCGCACACGGTGGTACAGCGATACCTTCAGGAACTCTGGCAGGGCAGCTTAAACTGGAACGCCTTCAGGACGATCCTGCTGTTTATCGCGTTCCTCATCTGTCCACCTGTGTGGGTGGTGTTCGCCCTCCCTCTCGGTCACAAGTACAACAACGTGCCCATCATCAAGTTCATGTCGTATCTCACGTCCCACATTTATCTGATGGTCTTCCTATTGCTGGTCGGCATCATCCCCATATACCCTGTGGTGAGAGCCAGCCTCCTGCCCTACTGGTACGAGTGGTGTCTTCTGGTAATGTTGTCCGGGTTGCTGCTGTTCGAGCTGACCAATCCCAGCGATAAAAGCGGATTGGGCTGGATCAAGCTGGCGGTGCTGTTGTTCGGCGTGTGCGGTGTCGCGTTTCATCTGATGGGTTTCGTGGTCGTCGATCGACCCTACTGGCCGACCTTGCTCTACCTCAGAAATCAGCTGTTCGCTCTGAGCTTCTTGCTAGCCTGCGTGCAGATCCTGGACTTCCTCTCGTTCCATCATCTGTTCGGACCCTGGGCCATCATCATCGGTAACCTGATGAAGGATCTCGCCAGATTCCTCGCGGTGTTGGCCATCTTCGTGTTCGGCTTTTCCATGCACTTCGTCGCGTTGAATCAGGCGTTCAAGAACCAATCGATACAGGACGCTCGAATCGAGGACAGGAAGAAGAAGAGCGCCTTCCAGGACG TAAAGATGAATCCGGTACTCGCCTTCGAGTACCTGTTCTTCGCTGTCTTTGGCCAAACGACCCACGGCGAGCTGAAGGTCGAGACTAATCAGCCGCAGTGGACCTCGGTCCTCTTCAAGTTGGCCTTTGGCGTTTACATGTTGGTCTCGGTAGTCGTATTAATTAATCTGCTGATCGCCATGATGAGCGACACCTACCAAAGGATACAGGCGCAATCGGACATTGAGTGGAAATACGGGCTCAGTAAACTGATACGAAATATGCACAG AACGACGACCGCCCCGTCGCCCCTTAACTTGCTCACTACTTGGATCGTGTACTTCATCAAGGTGTGCAAGCAACACTCGGCGAAACGCAAACGGCCTTCGTTGATCCACATGATGGGACTTCAGCGTGCCGGTCGTCTCTCGCCGAGATCGAAGATGGGGGCGAAATGGTTGGCCAAAGTGAAAAAGGGTCAGGTCAGGCCGAAAGACAGCGTCACCTTGTCCGTGGTGCACTTGAGTCCCCTCGGTAGCCAATTGTCTTTCAATAGCGCGACGAGAATCGAAAGCGTGGTCGATTGGGACTCCATCAGAAAGAAATATCTGGCGTTGGCCGGGAACGAGCCTGAAAAAGAAGCGGACAAAGACGATAAGAATGAGGACAACGAGAAGGAAGAGGATAACGGGCCGACCGCCTCGTCCACGGCGCCTACTTCGACGCCACTTACCTAG
- the nompC gene encoding no mechanoreceptor potential C isoform X1: MSSNSKKTPSGKDDKKNPSSKEDSPVAGKDEAGGSASTGSTGGAGSTDGAQPGSKPGSAGATTREAAQKLLGLAARGEWAPVDQLLKSLEKAVQNVGEDGALAPLASVMDPATGMTPLMYAVKDNRTGLLDRMIELGADVSARNNDNYNALHIAAMYSREDVVKLLLSKRGVDPYATGGSRQQTAVHLVASRQTGTATSILRALLAAAGRDIRLKVDGKGKIPLLLAVEAGNQSMCRELLAQQAPDQLRATTPTGDSALHLAARRRDIDMVRILVDYGATVDMQNGDGQTALHIASAEGDETLVKYFYGVRASASITDHQDRTPMHLAAENGHASIIELLADKFKASIFERTKDGSTLMHIASLNGHSECATMLFKKGVYLHMPNKRGARSIHTAAKYGHVGIISTLLQRGEKVDATTNDNYTALHIAVENAKPAVVETLLGYGAEVHVRGGKLRETPLHIAARVPDGDRCALMLLKSGAGPNLTTDDGQTPVHVAASHGNLATLKLLLEDGGDPMYKSKNGETPLHLACRGCKADVVRHLIEFVKEKKGPETATSYVNSLTNEGASALHYAAQIEPSEVATPGDDRAVIRALLEGGADVSLQTKQAQESAFHHCALAGNNEVLSEMISRMSATEVQKALNRQSAVGWTPLLIAAHRGHMELVTTLLANHARVDVFDLEGRSALHLAAEHGYLQVCDALLANKAFINSKSRVGRTALHLAAMNGYSHLVKFLVQDHGAAIDVLTLRKQTPLHLAAGAGQLEVCKLLLELGASIDATDDQGQKPIHAAAMNNYAEVAQLFLQRHPSLVMACTKDGNTCAHIAAMQGSVRVIEELMKFDRQGVISARNKLTEATPLQLAAEGGHAEVVKALVRAGASCADENRAGFTAVHLAAQHGHGQVLEVMRSSQSLRISSKKLGVTALHVAAYFGQADTVRELLTHVPGTVKSDPPTGGSLVGELGSESGMTPLHLAAYSGNENVVRLLLNSAGVQVEAATTENGFNPLHLACFGGHITVVGLLLSRSAELLHSSDRYGKTGLHIAATHGHYQMVEVLLGQGAEINATDKNGWTPLHCAARAGYLDVVKLLVESGASPKSETNLGSAPIWFAASEGHNDVLKYLMEKEHDTYALMEDKRFVYNMMVCSKSNNNKPIEEFVLVSPAPVDTAAKLSNIYMKLSEKEKERAKDLIAAGKQCEAMATELLALAAGADSAGRILTSMDRRNVEFLDVLIENEQKEVIAHTVVQRYLQELWQGSLNWNAFRTILLFIAFLICPPVWVVFALPLGHKYNNVPIIKFMSYLTSHIYLMVFLLLVGIIPIYPVVRASLLPYWYEWCLLVMLSGLLLFELTNPSDKSGLGWIKLAVLLFGVCGVAFHLMGFVVVDRPYWPTLLYLRNQLFALSFLLACVQILDFLSFHHLFGPWAIIIGNLMKDLARFLAVLAIFVFGFSMHFVALNQAFKNQSIQDARIEDRKKKSAFQDDLLANVTEWMMETPSTAPPRRYGRYKKKNECCDDSSRDIKMNPVLAFEYLFFAVFGQTTHGELKVETNQPQWTSVLFKLAFGVYMLVSVVVLINLLIAMMSDTYQRIQAQSDIEWKYGLSKLIRNMHRTTTAPSPLNLLTTWIVYFIKVCKQHSAKRKRPSLIHMMGLQRAGRLSPRSKMGAKWLAKVKKGQVRPKDSVTLSVVHLSPLGSQLSFNSATRIESVVDWDSIRKKYLALAGNEPEKEADKDDKNEDNEKEEDNGPTASSTAPTSTPLT; this comes from the exons ATGAGCAGCAACAGCAAGAAGACGCCCAGCGGGAAGGATGACAAGAAGAATCCTTCGAGCAAAGAGGACAGTCCCGTAGCTGGCAAGGATGAGGCAGGTGGCTCAGCCTCGACGGGGAGCACCGGGGGTGCTGGCAGCACGGATGGAGCGCAACCTGGAAGCAAGCCTGGATCCGCTGGTGCCACCACCAGGGAGGCCGCACAAAAACTACTTGGCCTCGCCGCGCGCGGAGAATGGGCACCGGTGGACCAGCTGCTCAAATCTCTGGAGAAGGCGGTGCAGAACGTCGGAGAGGATGGCGCGCTGGCTCCTCTCGCCAGCGTTATGGATCCG GCGACGGGCATGACGCCGTTGATGTACGCGGTGAAAGACAACCGGACCGGACTACTGGACCGTATGATTGAACTAGGAGCGGACGTCAGCGCCCGTAACAAC GATAATTACAATGCTCTCCACATCGCGGCCATGTATTCCAGGGAGGACGTCGTCAAGTTACTTTTGTCGAAACGTGGCGTCGATCCATACGCGACCGGAGGG TCCAGACAACAAACTGCCGTTCATTTGGTCGCGTCCAGGCAGACGGGTACCGCTACTTCCATTCTGCGAGCGCTTTTGGCGGCCGCCGGACGGGATATACGACTGAAAGTTGATGGA AAAGGAAAAATCCCTCTGCTGTTGGCTGTGGAAGCTGGGAACCAGTCTATGTGTCGGGAATTATTGGCTCAACAAGCACCAGATCAACTTCGTGCCACCACTCCTACGGGAGACTCGGCTCTTCACCTCGCTGCTAGACGCAGGGACATTGACATGGTGCGGATACTCGTGGATTATGGGGCCACTGTGGATATGCAAAAC GGCGACGGCCAAACAGCGTTACACATAGCGAGCGCAGAGGGCGACGAGACGCTGGTGAAATATTTTTACGGAGTGAGAGCATCTGCGTCCATTACCGATCACCAGGATCGGACGCCCATGCATTTGGCGGCGGAGAACGGACACGCTTCCATAATCGAGTTGTTAGCCGACAAATTCAAGGCGAGCATATTCGAGAGGACGAAGGATGGGTCCACGTTGATGCACATAGCCTCGTTAAACGGCCACTCGGAATGCGCGACCATGCTGTTCAAGAAGGGTGTCTATTTGCATATGCCAAATAAACGAGGCGCTAGGTCGATCCACACGGCAGCCAAGTACGGCCACGTTGGCATCATAAGCACCCTGTTGCAGCGGGGAGAGAAG GTGGATGCGACCACGAACGACAACTATACCGCATTGCATATCGCGGTGGAGAACGCGAAGCCTGCCGTGGTGGAGACTCTGTTGGGATACGGGGCGGAAGTGCACGTACGGGGTGGGAAGCTTCGAGAGACACCTCTTCACATAGCCGCCAGAGTGCCCGACGGCGATAGATGCGCGTTGATGTTGCTTAAGTCTGGTGCGGGTCCGAATTTGACCACCGACGATGGACAGACGCCTGTGCATGTGGCAGCGAGTCATGGTAACCTGGCCACGTTGAAGTTATTGCTCGAGGATGGAGGAGATCCCATGTACAAATCTAAG AACGGAGAGACGCCGCTGCACTTGGCCTGCAGAGGATGCAAGGCGGACGTGGTGCGGCATCTGATTGAATTCGTGAAGGAGAAGAAGGGCCCGGAAACGGCGACATCCTACGTCAACAGCTTGACAAACGAGGGAGCCAGCGCTCTGCATTACGCGGCCCAGATCGAACCGTCGGAAGTTGCGACACCCGGGGATGATCGAGCGGTTATTCGAGCTCTCCTGGAAGGTGGGGCCGACGTGTCGCTGCAGACGAAGCAGGCTCAGGAATCGGCGTTCCATCATTGCGCGCTGGCAGGAAACAACGAGGTGTTGTCGGAAATGATCAGCCGTATGTCCGCGACGGAAGTGCAAAAGGCGTTAAATCGTCAGAGCGCGGTTGGGTGGACACCGTTGTTGATCGCCGCGCATCGTGGTCACATGGAGCTGGTGACCACGCTGCTGGCGAACCACGCGAGAGTGGACGTGTTCGATCTGGAAGGGAGATCCGCCCTGCATTTGGCCGCTGAGCACGGTTATCTTCAAGTGTGCGACGCACTGCTGGCCAACAAAGCGTTTATCAATTCGAAGTCCAGAGTCGGTAGAACGGCATTGCACCTGGCAGCGATGAACGGCTACTCGCATCTCGTCAAGTTTCTCGTGCAGGATCATGGCGCTGCGATAGACGTTCTTACGCTGAGAAAACAGACCCCCCTTCATTTGGCAGCCGGTGCTGGCCAACTGGAAGTGTGCAAGCTTCTACTCGAACTCGGGGCGAGCATAGACGCGACCGACGATCAAGGCCAGAAGCCGATACACGCGGCGGCGATGAACAATTACGCGGAGGTGGCTCAGTTGTTTCTGCAGAGGCATCCCAGTCTGGTGATGGCCTGCACCAAAGACGGCAACACGTGCGCTCACATAGCGGCCATGCAGGGCAGCGTTCGCGTGATCGAAGAGCTCATGAAATTCGACCGGCAAGGCGTCATCTCGGCGAGGAACAAGCTAACCGAGGCGACGCCTCTTCAGCTGGCAGCCGAAGGAGGACACGCGGAGGTGGTCAAAGCGTTGGTCAGGGCAGGTGCATCCTGCGCCGATGAGAATCGGGCAGGATTCACTGCGGTGCATTTGGCCGCGCAACATGGCCACGGTCAGGTACTCGAAGTCATGAGATCGTCTCAATCCCTTCGTATATCCAGCAAGAAGCTCGGAGTCACGGCTCTGCACGTTGCGGCGTACTTCGGCCAAGCTG ATACGGTTCGTGAATTACTGACCCACGTGCCTGGCACGGTAAAGTCCGATCCACCGACCGGTGGCTCGCTGGTGGGAGAACTGGGCAGCGAGTCTGGAATGACTCCTTTGCATCTGGCCGCTTATTCCGGAAACGAGAACGTCGTGCGACTGCTGCTGAACTCGGCCGGTGTACAG GTGGAGGCGGCGACCACGGAAAACGGTTTCAATCCTCTTCACTTGGCCTGCTTCGGAGGTCACATCACGGTAGTGGGTCTCCTGTTGAGCAGATCGGCAGAACTGCTACACAGTTCGGATCGGTACGGTAAAACCGGTCTGCACATCGCCGCGACGCACGGCCATTACCAGATGGTCGAGGTTTTGCTCGGTCAAGGGGCAGAAATAAACGCGACGGATAAAAATGGTTGGACGCCGCTGCATTGCGCCGCTCGCGCCGGTTATCTCGATGTCGTTAAACTGCTCGTGGAGAGCGGGGCTTCGCCAAAGAGCGAGACCAATCTAGGCAGCGCTCCGATTTGGTTCGCCGCCTCGGAGGGTCATAACGACGTGCTTAAGTATCTCATGGAGAAAGAGCACGATACCTATGCGCTGATGGAGGATAAGAGG TTCGTCTATAACATGATGGTCTGCAGCAAGAGCAACAACAACAAACCGATCGAGGAGTTCGTGCTGGTGTCGCCAGCCCCGGTAGACACTGCCGCGAAGCTGTCCAACATCTACATGAAGCTCTCGGAGAAGGAGAAAGAGAGGGCGAAGGATTTGATAGCTGCTGGCAAGCAGTGCGAAGCGATGGCCACCGAATTATTGGCTCTGGCTGCGGGAGCCGACTCGGCTGGGAGAATCCTCACATCCATGGATCGCAGGAACGTGGAGTTTCTAGACGTCCTGATCGAGAACGAGCAGAAGGAGGTGATCGCGCACACGGTGGTACAGCGATACCTTCAGGAACTCTGGCAGGGCAGCTTAAACTGGAACGCCTTCAGGACGATCCTGCTGTTTATCGCGTTCCTCATCTGTCCACCTGTGTGGGTGGTGTTCGCCCTCCCTCTCGGTCACAAGTACAACAACGTGCCCATCATCAAGTTCATGTCGTATCTCACGTCCCACATTTATCTGATGGTCTTCCTATTGCTGGTCGGCATCATCCCCATATACCCTGTGGTGAGAGCCAGCCTCCTGCCCTACTGGTACGAGTGGTGTCTTCTGGTAATGTTGTCCGGGTTGCTGCTGTTCGAGCTGACCAATCCCAGCGATAAAAGCGGATTGGGCTGGATCAAGCTGGCGGTGCTGTTGTTCGGCGTGTGCGGTGTCGCGTTTCATCTGATGGGTTTCGTGGTCGTCGATCGACCCTACTGGCCGACCTTGCTCTACCTCAGAAATCAGCTGTTCGCTCTGAGCTTCTTGCTAGCCTGCGTGCAGATCCTGGACTTCCTCTCGTTCCATCATCTGTTCGGACCCTGGGCCATCATCATCGGTAACCTGATGAAGGATCTCGCCAGATTCCTCGCGGTGTTGGCCATCTTCGTGTTCGGCTTTTCCATGCACTTCGTCGCGTTGAATCAGGCGTTCAAGAACCAATCGATACAGGACGCTCGAATCGAGGACAGGAAGAAGAAGAGCGCCTTCCAGGACG ATTTGTTGGCCAATGTTACGGAATGGATGATGGAGACGCCATCGACGGCGCCTCCTCGTCGCTACGGCCGCTACAAGAAAAAGAATGAGTGTTGTGACGATAGCTCCCGAGATA TAAAGATGAATCCGGTACTCGCCTTCGAGTACCTGTTCTTCGCTGTCTTTGGCCAAACGACCCACGGCGAGCTGAAGGTCGAGACTAATCAGCCGCAGTGGACCTCGGTCCTCTTCAAGTTGGCCTTTGGCGTTTACATGTTGGTCTCGGTAGTCGTATTAATTAATCTGCTGATCGCCATGATGAGCGACACCTACCAAAGGATACAGGCGCAATCGGACATTGAGTGGAAATACGGGCTCAGTAAACTGATACGAAATATGCACAG AACGACGACCGCCCCGTCGCCCCTTAACTTGCTCACTACTTGGATCGTGTACTTCATCAAGGTGTGCAAGCAACACTCGGCGAAACGCAAACGGCCTTCGTTGATCCACATGATGGGACTTCAGCGTGCCGGTCGTCTCTCGCCGAGATCGAAGATGGGGGCGAAATGGTTGGCCAAAGTGAAAAAGGGTCAGGTCAGGCCGAAAGACAGCGTCACCTTGTCCGTGGTGCACTTGAGTCCCCTCGGTAGCCAATTGTCTTTCAATAGCGCGACGAGAATCGAAAGCGTGGTCGATTGGGACTCCATCAGAAAGAAATATCTGGCGTTGGCCGGGAACGAGCCTGAAAAAGAAGCGGACAAAGACGATAAGAATGAGGACAACGAGAAGGAAGAGGATAACGGGCCGACCGCCTCGTCCACGGCGCCTACTTCGACGCCACTTACCTAG